TTAACAATACCATCAAAATACAATCTGAATGATTGTACGCTATACTTTTTGCGATGTTTTGTAATAAAATAGTTTTTCCAGCCTTAGGGGGTGCTACAATCAAACCTCTTTGACCTCTCCCTATAGGAGAAGCTAAATCTAATACACGAGACGTAAGGTCTTCAGTAGAACCATTTCCCATCTCCATACGTAATCTAGAATTAGCATGTAAGGGTGTTAAATTTTCAAATAAAATCTTACTACGCGCATTTTCTGGTTGATCATAATTTACTTCATTAACTTTTAATAAAGCAAAATATCGCTCCCCATCTTTTGGGGGTCGAATTTTTCCAGATATAGTATCTCCTGTTCGTAAATTAAATCGACGAATTTGACTAGGAGAAACATATATATCATCAGGTCCAGCTAAATAAGAACTATCGGATGATCTTAAAAATCCAAATCCATCTTGTAATATTTCCAGTATACCATCACCAAATATGTCTTCACCAGTTTTTGAATGTTGTTTCAGAATAGTAAAAATAATATCTTGCTTCCTCATACGAGCTAAATTTTCTAAAGATATATTATTACCAAGAGCAATTAATTCAGAAACCGGCATGTTTTTAAGTGCGGTAAGATTCATAATAAGAGTTCTTAATTAAGATTGGGATATAATTTTAAAAAATATAAATATAATTTACAATATAAAAATTTATTATTTAATATAATTGTATAAAAAATAAAAAAAAATAATTTAAATTAATATTTTTTAAAATCACTAAATATATTAGCATTATTATAAAAAAAAATTATACAATATTAATATGCGAATTTAAAAATTTATTTATTTCTACTTTAGAAAGTACACCTGTCTTCGTAGAAATTAATTCATTATTGTTAAACAATAATAACGTTGGTATGCTAGAAACAGAATATTTTGATGCAATTTTTGGAAAATTATCAACATTAATTTTTGCAATAATTAAACAATTTTTATATTTTTCAAAAATTTCTTCTAAAATAGGAGCAAACATTTTACAAGGACCACACCATTCTGCCCAAAAATCTATCAATACAGGAAGTTTTGTTTGAGCAATTAAATCCTGAAAACTCTCTTCTGTTAAATTAAGAATATTATTACTCACAATATAGATTCCTTAAATAATATTATACTAATATAAATATTATACAAAATAAATAATAGTATTTTACAAAAATAGAGAATAAATAATTAAAATAATTTTTTCCAAAAAATATCTCGACTAGGTAATTCAAATAAAAATCGACTAGGTTTATTAAACAGTGTTTTTCCAAAATAATATCTTTTTTCGCAAAAACTCAATGTTAATTCTTTTTTAGCTCTTGTAATTCCAACATACATTAATCGTCGCTCTTCATCAATATTATTTTTTAGATTTTTTTCATAAGGTAAAATTCCTTCTTCCATTCCAATAATAAATACTGAAGAAAATTCTAATCCCTTAGAAGCATGAATTGTCATTAGTTGAATTTTATCTGATGAAATATCATTATTATTATAGTCTATATCATAATAACTTAATTGAATAATAATATCTAATAAATTTTCAAAAGATTTTTTCGTATAATCATTTAAAGCATTTTTTATCCAATTTAAAAAAATAACAATATTTTTTTTAATACAATCAATGTTTTTATTTTTTATAAAATTTTTTAATAACCATTTTGTATATTTTATGTCATAAATAATTTTATTTAATAATTCTGATGGTTTTTTTTGTGCAAATTCTAAAATTTCTTGAATCCAATTAAAAAAATTTAATAACCGTAAATTAGTTGATTGATTAATTTCTTTTTGAAAATCTTTATCTAAAATGACATTAAAATAACTTATATTTTTTTTTTTAGCCCATTTTTCAATTTTATTAATAGTAATTTTACCTATTTTTCTAGATGGAACATTAATAATTTTTAAAAAGGCAGAATCATCATTTTGATTTATAATAAATCTTAAATAAATAATTAAATATTTAATTTCTGGATGACTAAAAAATGAAGAATGATTATGAATAAAATAAGGAATTTTCTTAAGTAAAAAGATTTTCTCAAAAATTTTTGATTGATAATTATTTCTATATAAAATTGCATAATCTTTATAGAAATTTTGATAAATAGATTTATGTAACAATATATTTTTGAGAACTTCTTCTGCTTCCATATATTCATTTTCAAGATATAAGATACTTATTTTTTTTCCATCATCAAAGTTAGAAAATAATTTTTTTTTTATTATATGAGGATTATGAGAAATTAAATGATTAGCAGCATTTAAAATTCTTTTAGAAGAACGATAATTATGCTCCATTTTTATAATCTTTAATTTAGGATAATCATGTTTTAATAAAAAAATATTTTTTACACCAGCACCTCTCCAAGAATAAATTGATTGATCGTCATCACCTACTAAAGTAAAGTTTTGATGATTTTGAGTTAATAAATTAATAAATTGATATTGTATATAACTAGTATCCTGATATTCATCTACTAAAAGATACTTAATATAATTTTGCCATTTCAACAAAATAGATTTATGATTCTTAAATAACATAATTGGAACATAAATTAAATCATCAAAATCAAAAGCATGATATTTTTTTAAATATTGATTATATAAATAATAATAATATGAAAACTCTTTATCAATATTAGAAATAGAAACTTTCATTGCTTGTTCTGGACTAACTAATTTATTTTTTTGATATGATATATATATCAAAATCTTCTTAAATAAATTTTTATTCTTTTGAATCTTTTCATACGCAATTTTTTTAATAATATTTAATTGATCTGTATAATTAAATAAAGAATAGTTATTTCGATATTTTAAAACATTTAATTCATTGCGAATAATTTTCATACCTAATGCATGAAAAGTAGAAATATTTAAAGAACTATTATAATATTTTATACATATTTTTTTTCTAATTCGATGTTGCATTTCGCGAGCAGCTTTATTAGTAAAAGTAATTGCAAAAATTTCGTGTAATTGATATTTTTTAAGAGAAATTAACTGAATAATTTTACTTATAATTACAGTTGTTTTTCCTGAACCTGCTCCAGCTAATACTAAACATGGTCCATTGATTGTATTAATTGCTTTCTTTTGGCTATAATTAAGAGACATTAATAAATTAAAAATATTTATCAGATTTTTAATTGTAACATAATAATTAAAAAATATATAAATATTTTAAAATAAATGATTATACTAAATACTTTTCATATTCGTCATATGAACTCTTAATTGTCTGCCTATAATTTCAATAGGATGATTCTGAATACTGTCATTTAATAATTGTAATTCAATATTATTAATTTTGTTATCAGGATAAATATTTCCAATATCACCAAATTGTAATTGATTCATAAAAACATTAAAAATTGGAATAGCTCTTTTAGTAAATAAATAACTTCCATATTCAGCTGTATCTGAGATAACAATGTTCATCTCATAAAGACGTTTTCGAGCAATTGTATTCGCAATCAATGGTAATTCATGCAAAGATTCATAATATGCAGATTCTGCTTTAATTCCAGTTTCAACCATAGTTTCAAATGACAATTCTACACCAGCTTTCAATACAGCTATTAAAGCATTACCACAATCAAAATAATCTTTTTCTGCAAAACAGATATCAGAATTTAATGCTTTTTCAAATGCAGAATTTTTTATCTCATTTCTCCATAATAATAAATTTTGATCTTTATTCTTCCAATCTTCTATCATATGATAAGAAAATTTTCCTGAAATAATATCATCCATATGTTTTCTAAATAATGATCGGAACATTTTTTTTAGATAATTAGATAATTTACATATTCTAAATTTAGAAGCATTGGATACACGGCCCAACATTAAAGTAATTCCACCATGTTTTAAAGATTCACTTAAAATTTCCCAACCATATTGCAAAAGTTTAATTGCGTAAGATGATTTATGACCATTAGATATTAATTTTTCATACAAACATAATGAGCTAGTTTGTAATAAACCACACAAAATTGTTTGTTCTCCCATTAAATCAGATTTTACTTCAGCAATAAATGATGATTCTAATACTCCTGCATGATGACTACCTATAGAAAAAGCCCAAGCTTTAGCAATTTCTAAACCATAATTTAATGGATTATTTTCAACATGAACAGCAATTAATGCAGGAACACCAAATCCCCTTTTATACTCTTCTCTTACTTCAGTACCAGGGCATTTTGGAGCAACCATGATTACAGTAATATCTTTTCTAATTTGTTCTCCAACTTCAACAATATTAAAACCATGTGAATAACCTAAAGTAGCATTTTTTTTCATCAATGGTACTATATCTTGAACTAGCTTTGAATGTTGTTTATCTGGTGTTAAATTAATAATTAAATCAGCAAAAGGTATAAGTTCAGAATATGTTCCAACCGAAAAATTATTATCTACTGCATTTTTCCAAGAAATATTTTTACTTAAAATACTTTCTTCTTTTAATGCATACGAAATTTTTAAACCAGAATCTCTCATATTTAATCCCTGATTGAGACCTTGAGCACCACAACCAACAATAACTATATTATAATTTTTTAAAAAACTATTTTTATTATTAAATTCAGATTTATCCAAAAAACGACATTTATTTAATTGTATAACTTTTTCACGAAAATTCAATTTATTAAAATAATTACTCATGTATTATTTTCCTTAATTAAAATATTTTTTTTATATATTGATTTTACATAGAATTATTTTTTTTTATTCAAAAAATTTTTTAATTTATTAATATCTCTTACCGCACCCTTATCAGCACTAGTTGCAAAAGATGAATATAATTTTAAAGCAAATGAAACAGATCGAGTACGATGTTTAGGTTGATAAGAATTATTTTTCTTCAGTTCTTCAGTTTTGATACGTTTTTTTAATTCATCTTCCGTAATATCTAGTTGAATTGTACGATCATGAATATTAATATATATCATATCATTATTATGAATTAAAGCAATTAAACCTTTACTAGCAGCTTCTGGGGAAACATGACCAATAGATAATCCCGAAGTACCACCTGAAAATCTACCATCTGTAATTAAAGCACATGATTTATCAATTCCCATAGATTTTAAATATGTACTAGGATATAACATTTCTTGCATTCCAGGGCCACCTTTAGGTCCTTCGTATCGAATAATAATGGCATCTCCAGAATAAATTTTTCCTGATAATATCGCATCAACTGCAGAATCTTGACTTTCATAAACTTTTGCTGGTCCATGAAATATAAATTGTTCTTTTGTTAAACTAGCTGTTTTAATAATACATCCATTTTTTGCTATATTTCCATATAAAACAGCTAATCCTCCATCTTGACTAAACGCAAATTCTGATGATCTGATACATCCTGTACGCCGATCTTTATCAAGATCTTTCCAACGGAAGGATTGAGAATATGGTTTAACAGTGCGCGCACCCATTGGTCCTGAACGAAACATTTTAATTACTTCAACATCTTTTGTAACCATAATATCATACTGTTTTAAAGTATCCTTAAGAGAATAATTTAAAATATTTTTAACTTTATTATTTATTAATTTAATACGATTTAATTCTCCTAATATTCCCATTACTCCACCCGCACGATGTACATCCTCCATATGATATAAATTTGTACTTGGAGCAACCTTACATAAATGTGGAGTATTTTTAGATAAAATATCTATATCAGACATTTTAAAATTAATTTTACCCTCTTGAGCAGCTGCTAATAAATGTAAAACTGTATTAGTTGAACCACCCATAGCAAGATCTAATTTCATTGCATTTTCAAAAGAATGTTTATTTGCAATTGATCGCGGGAGAGCAGTATTATCATTATTTTCATAATATCTCTTAGTTAATTCAACAATAGTTTTTGCAGAATTAATGAACATTTTTTTTCTATCTACATGTGTGGCTAATAAAGTTCCTGAACCGGGTAAAGATAAACCCATAGCTTCGATTAAACAATTCATAGAATTAGCCGTAAACATTCCCGAACAAGATCCACAAGTAGGACATGCTGAACGTTCAATATCATCAATAATATCATCTGATATATTAGGATTAGCACTATAACTAATTGCATCAACTAAATTAATTTTATGATTGATATTAGAAGAATGCAAATTATTCATTTTGCCCGCTTCCATTGGTCCACCCGAGATAAATACAGATGGAATATTTAATCTCAAAGATGCCATTAACATACCAGGAGTAATTTTATCACAATTAGTAATGCAAATCATAGAATCAACACAATGAGCATTGATAACATATTCTATAGAATCTGCAATTAAATCACGAGAAGGTAAAGAATATAACATACCATCATGTCCCATAGCAATTCCATCATCAATAGCAATTGTATTAAATTCTTTTGCAACACCTCCAGAAATATAAATTTGTTCAGCAATTAATTTTCCAACTTTCCGTAAATGAATATGACCTGGTACGAATTGTGAAAATGAATTAACAACAGCAATAATAGGTTTTTTAAAGTCATCATCATTCATTCCTGTAGCACGCCATAAAGACCTAGCCCCTGCCATATTTCTTCCATTAGTACTTGTTTTAGAGCGATACACAGGCATAAATTTTCCTCTAACAAAAAATATTTTCTTTTTAGATATATTATTTAATTGAAATTAAAAATTTTCAGGGATGGAGGGACTTGAACCCCCAACATTCGGTTTTGGAGACCGACACTCTACCAAATTGAGTTACATCCCTATGCATTTATTATACTATATTTTTATATATTTAGTCCAGTTTAAAGTATTTTAGATAAAAATTAATATTCTAAATTTATAATATTAATAATAAAAATTTAAAATAGTTAAATATTTAAATAATTTTTTAAGAAAGATAATTTTTATCATAATTTAAATCAAATTTAATATAAGATATCAATAAATTAATTTAATAAAATGAATTATATACTTTATATGAAATTACTGAGGAAAAATATTTATGAAATTTCCAATCTATTTAGATTATGCGTCAACTACTCCAGTAGATGATAAAGTATTAAAGAAAATGATGCAATATTTAACATTGAATGGAAAATTTGGAAATCCATCTTCTCGTTCTCATTGGTTTGGTTGGTCAGCTGAAGAAGCAATAGATATTGCTAGAGAAGAAATAGCAAAATTAATTAATGCAGATTCGCGTGAAATTATATTTACTTCAGGAGCAACTGAATCTAATAATTTAGCTATTAAAGGATGTGCGGAATTTTATTACAAAAAAGGAAATCATATAATTACAAGTAGTGTAGAACATAAATCTGTATTAGATACTTGTAAATTTCTTGAAAAAAAAAAATATAAAATTACCTATATTAATCCAGAAAAAAATGGACTAATTGATATAAAAAAAATAGAATCAGCTATTAATAAAAAAACTATTTTAATTTCTATTCTTTATGTTAATAATGAAACAGGTACTTTGCAAGATATTTATAAAATTTCAAAAATTTGTTCTATAAACAATATTTTATTTCATGTAGATGCAACACAAGGTATTGGAAAAATTCCTCTAGATCTTCAAAAGATTAAAATAAATTTAATGTCTTTCTCTGGACATAAAATTTATGGACCAAAAGGAATAGGTGTATTATATGTTAAAAGAAAACCTAGAGTAAGATTATCTGCTCAAATTCATGGAGGTGGACATGAACGTGGCATGCGATCTGGAACTTTACCGGTACATCAAATTATAGGTATGAGTGAAGCATGTCGTATTCTCAGAAAAAAAATTTCTATTGAATCATTAAATTTATTAAATTTAAGAAATCATTTATGGGATGGAATTAAAAACATAGAAGAAATTCATTTAAATACAAATTTAAAAAATAGTGCTCCTCATATATTAAATGTGAGTTTTAACTATGTTGAAGGTGAATCATTAATTATGGCATTAAAAAATTTAGCTGTTTCTTCAGGATCTGCTTGTACTTCTGCTAGTTTAGAACCTTCTTATGTATTAAAATCATTGGGATTATCAGATGAGTTAGCACATAGTTCTATTAGATTTTCAATTGGACGATTTACAACAATAGAAGAAATTAATTATGCTATTAATATTATTCATAAATCAATAAAAAAATTACGCAATTTATCACCATTATGGGAAATGTTTAAATCAGGTATTGATTTAAATAAAGTAAAATGGAAATATAATTAATATATAATTATTTTTTTTGTAGGATTATAATATGGCATATAGTAAAAAAGTATTAGATCATTATGAAAATCCTAGAAATGCTGGTTCCTTTGAAAATTATGATGCTAAGAATATTGGAAATGGTTTAGTAGGAGCACCTGCATGTGGAGATGTTATGAAATTACAAATTAAAGTTAATCAAAAAGGTATTATAAAAGATGCTTGTTTCAAAACATATGGATGTGGTTCTGCAATAGCATCTAGTTCACTTGTTACAGAATGGATTA
The sequence above is a segment of the Buchnera aphidicola (Symydobius americanus) genome. Coding sequences within it:
- the trxA gene encoding thioredoxin; amino-acid sequence: MVSNNILNLTEESFQDLIAQTKLPVLIDFWAEWCGPCKMFAPILEEIFEKYKNCLIIAKINVDNFPKIASKYSVSSIPTLLLFNNNELISTKTGVLSKVEINKFLNSHINIV
- the iscU gene encoding Fe-S cluster assembly scaffold IscU, translating into MAYSKKVLDHYENPRNAGSFENYDAKNIGNGLVGAPACGDVMKLQIKVNQKGIIKDACFKTYGCGSAIASSSLVTEWIKGKSLEEAENIQNSKIAEELELPPVKIHCSILAESAIKAAILDYRKKNQ
- a CDS encoding IscS subfamily cysteine desulfurase — protein: MKFPIYLDYASTTPVDDKVLKKMMQYLTLNGKFGNPSSRSHWFGWSAEEAIDIAREEIAKLINADSREIIFTSGATESNNLAIKGCAEFYYKKGNHIITSSVEHKSVLDTCKFLEKKKYKITYINPEKNGLIDIKKIESAINKKTILISILYVNNETGTLQDIYKISKICSINNILFHVDATQGIGKIPLDLQKIKINLMSFSGHKIYGPKGIGVLYVKRKPRVRLSAQIHGGGHERGMRSGTLPVHQIIGMSEACRILRKKISIESLNLLNLRNHLWDGIKNIEEIHLNTNLKNSAPHILNVSFNYVEGESLIMALKNLAVSSGSACTSASLEPSYVLKSLGLSDELAHSSIRFSIGRFTTIEEINYAINIIHKSIKKLRNLSPLWEMFKSGIDLNKVKWKYN
- the ilvD gene encoding dihydroxy-acid dehydratase, whose product is MPVYRSKTSTNGRNMAGARSLWRATGMNDDDFKKPIIAVVNSFSQFVPGHIHLRKVGKLIAEQIYISGGVAKEFNTIAIDDGIAMGHDGMLYSLPSRDLIADSIEYVINAHCVDSMICITNCDKITPGMLMASLRLNIPSVFISGGPMEAGKMNNLHSSNINHKINLVDAISYSANPNISDDIIDDIERSACPTCGSCSGMFTANSMNCLIEAMGLSLPGSGTLLATHVDRKKMFINSAKTIVELTKRYYENNDNTALPRSIANKHSFENAMKLDLAMGGSTNTVLHLLAAAQEGKINFKMSDIDILSKNTPHLCKVAPSTNLYHMEDVHRAGGVMGILGELNRIKLINNKVKNILNYSLKDTLKQYDIMVTKDVEVIKMFRSGPMGARTVKPYSQSFRWKDLDKDRRTGCIRSSEFAFSQDGGLAVLYGNIAKNGCIIKTASLTKEQFIFHGPAKVYESQDSAVDAILSGKIYSGDAIIIRYEGPKGGPGMQEMLYPSTYLKSMGIDKSCALITDGRFSGGTSGLSIGHVSPEAASKGLIALIHNNDMIYINIHDRTIQLDITEDELKKRIKTEELKKNNSYQPKHRTRSVSFALKLYSSFATSADKGAVRDINKLKNFLNKKK
- the ilvC gene encoding ketol-acid reductoisomerase: MSNYFNKLNFREKVIQLNKCRFLDKSEFNNKNSFLKNYNIVIVGCGAQGLNQGLNMRDSGLKISYALKEESILSKNISWKNAVDNNFSVGTYSELIPFADLIINLTPDKQHSKLVQDIVPLMKKNATLGYSHGFNIVEVGEQIRKDITVIMVAPKCPGTEVREEYKRGFGVPALIAVHVENNPLNYGLEIAKAWAFSIGSHHAGVLESSFIAEVKSDLMGEQTILCGLLQTSSLCLYEKLISNGHKSSYAIKLLQYGWEILSESLKHGGITLMLGRVSNASKFRICKLSNYLKKMFRSLFRKHMDDIISGKFSYHMIEDWKNKDQNLLLWRNEIKNSAFEKALNSDICFAEKDYFDCGNALIAVLKAGVELSFETMVETGIKAESAYYESLHELPLIANTIARKRLYEMNIVISDTAEYGSYLFTKRAIPIFNVFMNQLQFGDIGNIYPDNKINNIELQLLNDSIQNHPIEIIGRQLRVHMTNMKSI
- a CDS encoding UvrD-helicase domain-containing protein, encoding MSLNYSQKKAINTINGPCLVLAGAGSGKTTVIISKIIQLISLKKYQLHEIFAITFTNKAAREMQHRIRKKICIKYYNSSLNISTFHALGMKIIRNELNVLKYRNNYSLFNYTDQLNIIKKIAYEKIQKNKNLFKKILIYISYQKNKLVSPEQAMKVSISNIDKEFSYYYYLYNQYLKKYHAFDFDDLIYVPIMLFKNHKSILLKWQNYIKYLLVDEYQDTSYIQYQFINLLTQNHQNFTLVGDDDQSIYSWRGAGVKNIFLLKHDYPKLKIIKMEHNYRSSKRILNAANHLISHNPHIIKKKLFSNFDDGKKISILYLENEYMEAEEVLKNILLHKSIYQNFYKDYAILYRNNYQSKIFEKIFLLKKIPYFIHNHSSFFSHPEIKYLIIYLRFIINQNDDSAFLKIINVPSRKIGKITINKIEKWAKKKNISYFNVILDKDFQKEINQSTNLRLLNFFNWIQEILEFAQKKPSELLNKIIYDIKYTKWLLKNFIKNKNIDCIKKNIVIFLNWIKNALNDYTKKSFENLLDIIIQLSYYDIDYNNNDISSDKIQLMTIHASKGLEFSSVFIIGMEEGILPYEKNLKNNIDEERRLMYVGITRAKKELTLSFCEKRYYFGKTLFNKPSRFLFELPSRDIFWKKLF